From Microbacterium sp. LWH7-1.2:
ACTGGTTGCCGACCGCTCCGTCGACGTTCCCGCGGACGTCGTCGACCGTGCCGTGGTGCTCCTCGGGCACGACCTTCTTCGCGAGATCCGAGGCGCCGTCGAGAACCTTGTCGCTGATGTCCTCGGCCTGCTCGGACTTGAGGAACTCGCCGATCTTGTCCTTGTTCTGCTCGTATACGCCCTTGCCCTGGTTGACGAGGTCGTCGAAACCGCCCATGCTCTCTCCTTCGCACGCCGCTCCGGCGGGGCGACACGAGATCCATCTTGGCGGGACGGATGCTGCGGCGGAACCCCTGCGCGCCGTGCAGCGCCTGTCCGCGCGAGGCCTCCCTCGAACGCGGAGAAGCCCCCGGGATCACTCCCGGGGGCTTCTCGCAGCAGTTGCGCCGAAGAGCCTTACTTGATGATCTTCGTGACCGTGCCGGCGCCGACGGTGCGGCCACCCTCACGGATGGCGTAGCCGAGGCCCTCCTCCATGGCGATCGGCTGGATCAGCTCGACCGTCATGTCGGTGGTGTCGCCGGGCATGACCATCTCGGTGCCCTCGGGCAGCGTGATGACGCCGGTGACGTCGGTGGTGCGGAAGTAGAACTGCGGACGGTAGTTCGTGAAGAACGGGTTGTGACGGCCGCCCTCCTCCTTGGACAGGATGTACGCCGTGCCCTCGAAGTTGGTGTGCGGGGTGACCGAACCGGGCTTCACGACGACCTGGCCGCGCTCGACGTCGTCACGCTTGGTGCCGCGCAGGAGCAGACCACAGTTCTCGCCGGCCCAGGCCTCGTCGAGCTGCTTGTGGAACATCTCGATACCGGTGACGATCGTCTTCTGCGTCGGGCGCAGACCCACGATCTCGACCTCGGAGTTGATGGCCAGCGTGCCACGCTCGGCGCGGCCCGTGACGACCGTGCCACGGCCGGTGATGGTGAAGACGTCCTCGATGGGCATGAGGAACGGCTTGTCCTTGTCACGCACCGGGTCGGGGATCGACTCGTCGACCGCCTCCATGAGCTCGAGGATCTTGGCGGTCCACTCGGCGTCGCCCTCGAGAGCCTTGAGGCCCGAGACGCGGACGACCGGAGCGTTGTCACCGTCGAAGTCCTGCGACGAGAGGAGCTCGCGAACCTCGAGCTCGACGAGCTCCAGGATCTCCTCGTCGTCGACCATGTCCGACTTGTTCAGCGCGACGAGCAGGTAGGGCACGCCGACCTGCTTGGCGAGCAGCACGTGCTCACGCGTCTGAGCCATCGGGCCGTCGGTGGCGGCGACCACGAGGATCGCGCCGTCCATCTGAGCGGCACCGGTGATCATGTTCTTGATGTAGTCGGCGTGACCCGGGGCGTCGACGTGGGCGTAGTGACGCTTCGGGGTCTCGTACTCGACGTGCGAGATGTTGATCGTGATACCGCGCTGACGCTCCTCGGGAGCCGAGTCGATCGACGCGAAGTCGCGCTGCACGTTGGTGGCCGACGGGTACGTGTCGGCGAGCACCTTCGAGATTGCGGCGGTGAGCGTGGTCTTGCCGTGGTCGACGTGACCGATCGTTCCGATGTTCACGTGCGGCTTGGTGCGCTCGAACTTGGCCTTAGCCACTGGGTCCTCCTCAGGACGTTCGTGTAGAGGTTCCGGGCGCTGGTGTGCGCCGGTCGTCTACGGGGATATCTCCACCTTAGTAGAGACGGTTCTAGTGATTCTGTGTGAAGTTGTGCCGTCGGGATGCCTCGTCACCGAGGCATCCCGACGGAAAAGGGTTACTCGCCCTTGACCTTCTGGACGATCTCGTCGGCCACGTTGCGAGGAACCTCGGCGTAGCTGTCGAACTCCATCGAGTAGACGGCGCGGCCCGAGGTCTTCGAACGCAGGTCGCCGATGTAGCCGAACATCTCGGACAGCGGGACCAGCGCGCGGACGACCTTGACGCCCTGGGCGTCCTCCATCGACTGGATCTGGCCACGACGCGAGTTCAGGTCGCCGATGACGTCGCCCATGTACTCCTCGGGAGTACGCACCTCGACGGCCATGAGCGGCTCGAGGATGACGGGGTTCGCCTTGCGGACGGCCTCCTTGAAGCCCATGGAGCCGGCGATCTTGAACGCCATCTCGGACGAGTCGACGTCGTGCGACGCACCGTCCATGAGGATGGCCTTCACGCCCACCATGGGGTAGCCGGCGAGCACGCCGACGTTCATGGCGTCCTGGAAGCCCTGGTTGGTCGGCTCGATGTACTCGCGCGGGATGCGGCCACCGGTGACCTTGTTCTCGAACTCGTACGTCTTGTCGGCCGTGACCTCGAGGGGCTCGAGCGCGAACTGGATCTTCGCGAACTGGCCCGAACCACCGGTCTGCTTCTTGTGGGTGTAGTCGTGACGCTCGACGGTCTTCTTGATCGTCTCGCGGTACGCCACCTGCGGCTTGCCGACGTTGGCCTCGACCTTGAACTCGCGCTTCATGCGGTCCACGAGGATGTCGAGGTGCA
This genomic window contains:
- a CDS encoding Rv0909 family putative TA system antitoxin produces the protein MGGFDDLVNQGKGVYEQNKDKIGEFLKSEQAEDISDKVLDGASDLAKKVVPEEHHGTVDDVRGNVDGAVGNQ
- the tuf gene encoding elongation factor Tu, with the protein product MAKAKFERTKPHVNIGTIGHVDHGKTTLTAAISKVLADTYPSATNVQRDFASIDSAPEERQRGITINISHVEYETPKRHYAHVDAPGHADYIKNMITGAAQMDGAILVVAATDGPMAQTREHVLLAKQVGVPYLLVALNKSDMVDDEEILELVELEVRELLSSQDFDGDNAPVVRVSGLKALEGDAEWTAKILELMEAVDESIPDPVRDKDKPFLMPIEDVFTITGRGTVVTGRAERGTLAINSEVEIVGLRPTQKTIVTGIEMFHKQLDEAWAGENCGLLLRGTKRDDVERGQVVVKPGSVTPHTNFEGTAYILSKEEGGRHNPFFTNYRPQFYFRTTDVTGVITLPEGTEMVMPGDTTDMTVELIQPIAMEEGLGYAIREGGRTVGAGTVTKIIK